The Tursiops truncatus isolate mTurTru1 chromosome X, mTurTru1.mat.Y, whole genome shotgun sequence DNA segment CGTCCTCCAAAGAATGGCTGGGGAAAGTAGACTGGTGTGTATGGCAAGTGTGTGAGATCCCAGTTGGTTCTAATCCCTGCCACATTCCCACCCTGCCAAAGATGATGAGCGCTTGGAGGCAACTGCAGGAGAAGACCTGACAGAACCCGGGGAGAGAAGCCAGGACCGGCCCTACCTGGTGCCTGACACCTGGCTATGGGATGAGAGACAGGGAGGACTGTCTGAGCCGGTGCGTGTCCTGAGAGGGAAAGGCCCTCTTTCCTGGGCAACTGCGGGGGCGGCGAAATGGCAAAGTGTGCTACCGTGCTACCACTGCGACTGAGAAAATGGCAGTGTGGCAGACAGGATGACGACACTGGCGCAGACAGGTGGTTTGTTTCCTCAGGCCAGAGGTCTATCTAGGGCTGCCTTCCCTTAGAAGAGGGGCAGTGGCTCGGCCTCCACGGGCGCCGCCTCCTACCTTCCTCCCGCCCGCGGCGCCAGAAGGTGGAAAGCAGACCCGGGGAGGGCCGTCCTCACAGCTCCTCTGCCACTGTCGCCCAGGGAGGATGGCGGGTGCGATGGGGGAGGGTAGGGGGGCGGACTCCAATCAGTCcggtacacacacagacacacacagagacacacacacaacacacacacacacacaccccgggaCGATCTATATCCATCCGGTGCTCCCTCCAGCGCGGCCCCTCCCTACCCTCCCAACCCCGGCTCCCAGTGCCCCACCGCCCGCCGGCCCCACACGCTGCGGTGCCATAAGTGTGCGGGGCCGGGAGGGTTGTCGCCCGACAGGTGGCGGCGGAGGGCCGGCGTGGCCCCGCCCCTGAGGCCGGGACTCCTCCCGGCCCCGCTCCTTTCTGGGTTGGAACTACTGTGGGCCTGGGAGGGGGCGTCGAGCCCATTCGTGCAGTATCCCTCCGCCCCCTTCCCGACACCCTCGCCGCGAGCGGTTGGTGCCGCAGCCTTCGTAGCCCCTGCCGGGTTTGGCGCAGCCGCGCGGGGGGCTGGACGCCTCTTTGCCATTCTGCCCGCACGGCGAGCGGTGGGAATCCGAGTGAGGAGCTGCGACAGGAGGGGGAGGCCGACCATCGGGACCCTGCGTCTGCGAAGGCAAGTGGGGGTGTCTCGGGGGCGACGAGCGGCTCACACCCTGCCCCCCGGACCCTAGCAGCCTGATGAGTGGGAGGCAGCCGGGTTGGAGCGGGTCCCTAAGAGAGGTGCTCATCGCCGGGGGACCCCTGGCGCTGAGGGGGCGGCGACCGGCGGGGACCGGGCCCGGGGCGCGAGGTCTTGGCCACAGGGCTTCCCCCGGATTCTGGGGAGGCGAACGGCGCGGCCGCTCCCCGGCGGGCTTTCTGGGCGCCCGCGCCCCGCCGTCGACGGTGCCTGTGCCAGAAGAGGGCTGTGGGGGAGGCTGCTGCGGGCGAAATGGCGGAGGGGAGCCGGGGTTGGGGCGTCGGGGAGGCTCCCGGGGGTGGCGGCCGGAGCCGAGTGCCGAGCGGGCGGGCGCGGGGGGCCGCCCGCCCGGGCCTTTATTCTGGAAAGGGGTCCGTCGGACCACACGTGCCGGGTGCTGTCCCTTCGCACAGGCGCCCCTTTGATGCCAGAGTGTCCTGTGTGCGCGGTAGATCTGGCGATTTCAGGCCCCGGGGTGCATTTGTAGAGGAGAGGCTTGAGAAAAACTAGCGACGGGAAAACGGCCTGTATTTCTCAAGTtgtgtggggatggggggtgagggtgggcagcAGCCATTGACTGGACACCCGAATTGGGATGGTGTGACTGCGACCAGAGCAGGTCAGGCATCCAGGAATACCTCCTAAAATTCTCCTCTCTACCGGGTTTCTCCACACCTCCTGGccttcctccctcacctccatccAAGATGGGGGGTGGAAAAGATGGActgggaggtgagggtgggacAGAAGTCGTAAATACAAGTACAACCACACAACCTGCTTTCTAGAATATGCGAGCGTCCTTACCCCAATCTATGTTGTATAGTACAAGAGATGTGAACACCAAGTAGTGAATCTTTAGAATTGGAGAAGAGAGTAAGAGGAAGAGTGTGATGTGAAGATGAGTTATCCAGAAGCCTGATCCATAGggcttaaattaaaagaaaatattctaaccAACGGGACTGTAAATGTTAAAAGATGACTTGGGTACTCCTATGTTTGTTGTTTGTCTGTCTACCAAGCACTCAGCTGCTACCATTATTTCTTGACCCTCTTACCTTTTGATCTGTTTTTCCATAGGCCTGCTTTAAGGCTGGTCACTTCtgcaaggaaagaaaggaggaggagtcTGGTTCAAATCTCTGGAGGTTTGTGCGAAGAGGGGCGATGCAGGAGACAGCTACCCAGTATTATCATGGCAGGTTCTTTGATCCAAGTGGTTTCAGGGCCTCCTCCACCTCTCCTACTCTCTGTCAAATTTGCACGTTGCCGCAGAACCCCTTGCCCATTTCCTGCAGGAGATATTAGGAATAGTGAGGTAAGTGTGGATTGATTCGTGAATGGGAGGAAAAGACCTAAGTGTAGGAACCAGGAGACAGAAAACATTAGACATGTTAGACCCTTAAACAGAAAGAGAGATGTTTGTATCAGGGGTCAGGGTTCTTGCTTGTCTATCTAGCAGTCAGGCTCCATTCTCTGCTATATGTTTACTTGTACCCAGGATATGCAGGCTGCTGTAGAGTTTGACGCCACTGGGATCAAGGAAAGGAGCAAGAAATTGTGCCACATCAGTGCAGGTTGGTATGGGAATGGGTACAACTTTTGGGTGTGGTAGAGAAGACCAACATAGGTCCAAGAGTGATTAGGGTCTGGCCTGGGGGCTCctcagcctctcccattgccaaGATACTTAACCACCGTTTTCATACCTGTTTAATAACAGGCAAAGTAATATGACAGCTTTGGGGataaaaattgtagaaaaaaTGAAGGTGATAGAGAGACTTCTAATAGCCTAACTCTCCCATCAAGCATTTGAGGTCCAGTCTCTCTATGTGAGTCTTCATGGAGTGACACAGTTGGAATAGACTTAAAGCCCCACGTCATTCTCGCTTCCTAGATTGACTTCCAGTGGCAGCTCTGGTGGTGTTCGAATTGCTGCTGACCACCACCCTCAACAGGTCTACACCCACCCAAGAATCATCCATCCTCTCCCAGCTTGGTTGTGCTTTATCTTCACTCTGACTGTATTATTGGCTGAGGCTGAGATTGGGAAGGAGGCTGATTGACTGCTGGACTGGTGATTGACTCTAACTTTTGTTTCCAACTGTATCACCTGAATCATCAAAAGATTAGAGTGTGAAGATAGAAAACTGTGACAGGTCTGTGGTAGAGGCTGAGACTGGGATAGCAGTATTTAATCATGTCTTCTCTGTAACTTGTACTATGACTGGGGCTGAGATTGAGCCTGGCATCCAGGCCAAGCCTGAAAAGAAGCCTGGAGAAGAAGTTGGGAGTGGGgctgagagagagaatgaagtcCCAGTGGTGGTCAGACCCAAGGTAAGGACCCAGGCCCAGGTAATGCCTGGAGCAAGGCCCAAAACTGAGACCATGGCAGTAGTTGGGACACATCCTAAGAGTGAGGCCAAGGCAATCACTGGGGCAAGGTCAATGGATGAAACTTATTCATGGGCCAAGACTGAGTTTGATGCTGAGGCACTACTGAAGACAGAGGAAGTGTCCCAAACCAATGCTATATCCTGGCCACTGATCAGTACTGAGTCAGGGTCAATTGCTAAAACTAAGATCTGGTCTATGGATAGGGAACTGGTCTGTATGGATGCTGAGTCCTTTCCTGGCACCAAGGTCAAGTCCCAATCAGGTATCCAGCCTTTGTTTGAGTCAGAGGAGGAGACCAATATGGGTTCCTGGTGCCATCCCAGGCCTACATCCAAAAAAGAGACTTCTCACAATTGTGATTTCAGATGGGTGGATAGATTCTCTGTGAGCTCCTGGTTCTGGAGTAGAGAAGAGGTCAGTACAAGGCTTCATCCTAGAGACAGGGTAAAGGCCAGTACTAGGTCCAGGCACATGGCCAAAGAAGAGGCCATGCCTAGGCCCAAAACCAGTCGGGAGCTTTATGTTGCATCCAGTTCTGGTTCTGAGGATGAATCTATTAAGACATCCTGGTTCTGGGCCAGAGAAAAGACCAGTGTCTGGTCTAAGCGCAGGGAAGAGACCAATAGTAGGTCCTGGTTTAGATCTAAGAAAGAAGTCTCTGAATCTAATTCTGCGTCTGAATGTGAGGACAATGTAAAATCCTGGTTCTGGGCTGGAGAGGAGGCCAGGTACAAACCCAGAGCCAGGAAAGGGGCCGATGTCAGGGCCAGGCACAGGGCCAAGCGAGAAGCTTCCATTGATTTCATGTCTGGCTCTATGGATATAGTCAAAAAAGAGTCCTGGTTCTGGCCTGGAGAAAAGGCTAATAACTTGTCTAGGCCCAAGTCCAAGAAAGAGGTCAGGGCCAGAGCAATGGCAAAGGAAGAGGCCAAAATCAAGGCCAGAGCCAGGACAAAGCGAGAAGCCAGGTCAGAGGAAGAGTTCCTCACTGGGGCCTGGTTCTGGGCTGCAGAAGAGTCCAGCATAGTGGGTGGGGCCACTGTCAAGTCCTGTTCTCAAGTGAAAGATGAGTCCATTGTTGGCAGTTGGTTCTGGACTGAAGAAGAGGCCAGTATGGGGACTGAGGCCAGTGGTAAATTCAGACCAAAGACTGAGCAGGAGCCTATTGGCAATTCTATGCTTGGAACTGGGGAAAAGACcagtgtggaaactgaggctgatgCCACTTCCAAATCTGTGCCAGCAGATGATACAGTAAAGGTCATTGCCAGTTTCTGCTTCTGGGCTAATGAAGAAACCAACCCAGAGGCTAAAGAAGAGACCATTTTTGGGTCTTGGTTTTGGGTCAGTGATGAGGTCAGTGTGGAAGCTGGTATTGGGGCCAGCTGTGGGTCCAGGCCAAGGTCTGAGGAAGAAGAGGTCATTGGTCCCTGGTTCTGGGCTGGAGAAGAAATCAATACAGAGCCTGAGTTTAGAGAAGAGGCCAGGCCAGGAGCTGAAGAAGAGACAATATTTGAATCCTGGTTTTGGGCTGGAAACCAGGCCCAGATGGATTCTGGGGCTGAAGTCAATTGTAACACTATGCCAGAGACTGAAGAAGAGGAGCCCATTATTGGGTCATGGTTCTGGGCTGGAGTAGAAGCTTGTGGGAGGGCTGAAGTCAGCAACAAGTCTAGCCTGGAGGACAAGGAAAAGGGTATTATATCATCTTGGTTTGGGACCACTGAAGAGATCAGTATGAAGTATGCCACTGGTACCCAATGTAAATTTATGACAACTGCTGAAGAGATCAATACTGAGTCTGACTTCTGGTCAGGAGAACATCCCTGTATGTTTGCTGCCAATGGAGGCAGCTGGAAGTCTAGGCCAGAGGAGGAACAGGACACTGTTGATTCATGGTTCTGGTCCAGAAAATATACAAGGCCAGCGACCACTGTAGGGCCCTGGTTATGGGCTGTGGAAGAGGGCAGTATAGATGATAGGGCTGAAGAAGAAGCCAAGGCATCAACCAAGGAGGAGACCATGATCACGTCCTGGTTCTGGAAAGGGGATAAAGCCATTATAGGGGCTACAGATAGAGAAGAATCCAGGCCAGATGCTGAAGAGGAAGACATTATTGATTCTTGGTtctgggctggggaggaagaCAGGCTTGAAACAGAAGCAGAGGCTAGAGAAGAGGACAGGCTGGCAGCTGAAGAGGAACATTTTGTTGGGTCTTGGTTCTGGGCCAGGGAAGAGGCCATTAGGAACAAGGCTAACATTTGCAGCAAATACAGTCCAGAAGCTGAAGAGG contains these protein-coding regions:
- the GPRASP1 gene encoding G-protein coupled receptor-associated sorting protein 1 — translated: MTGAEIEPGIQAKPEKKPGEEVGSGAERENEVPVVVRPKVRTQAQVMPGARPKTETMAVVGTHPKSEAKAITGARSMDETYSWAKTEFDAEALLKTEEVSQTNAISWPLISTESGSIAKTKIWSMDRELVCMDAESFPGTKVKSQSGIQPLFESEEETNMGSWCHPRPTSKKETSHNCDFRWVDRFSVSSWFWSREEVSTRLHPRDRVKASTRSRHMAKEEAMPRPKTSRELYVASSSGSEDESIKTSWFWAREKTSVWSKRREETNSRSWFRSKKEVSESNSASECEDNVKSWFWAGEEARYKPRARKGADVRARHRAKREASIDFMSGSMDIVKKESWFWPGEKANNLSRPKSKKEVRARAMAKEEAKIKARARTKREARSEEEFLTGAWFWAAEESSIVGGATVKSCSQVKDESIVGSWFWTEEEASMGTEASGKFRPKTEQEPIGNSMLGTGEKTSVETEADATSKSVPADDTVKVIASFCFWANEETNPEAKEETIFGSWFWVSDEVSVEAGIGASCGSRPRSEEEEVIGPWFWAGEEINTEPEFREEARPGAEEETIFESWFWAGNQAQMDSGAEVNCNTMPETEEEEPIIGSWFWAGVEACGRAEVSNKSSLEDKEKGIISSWFGTTEEISMKYATGTQCKFMTTAEEINTESDFWSGEHPCMFAANGGSWKSRPEEEQDTVDSWFWSRKYTRPATTVGPWLWAVEEGSIDDRAEEEAKASTKEETMITSWFWKGDKAIIGATDREESRPDAEEEDIIDSWFWAGEEDRLETEAEAREEDRLAAEEEHFVGSWFWAREEAIRNKANICSKYSPEAEEEEVIVESWFWAEEEASLEAGDSFESKHGTEKEEIIIGSWFWAEEYNIDVGPQAIEETTSRSGEENTFGSLFWDAKEINVEAETCCAYKPEDDEEMIVESWFWSGDKAINETETVATSESRPENEEGAVVGSWFGAKNEANNRTGNGTNYESRTVAEEDEAIVGSWFWAGDEAHFESNPSPVNRAICRSRCSVEQEPDALRRPQNWEEVTVQFKPGPWGSVGFPSPSPFRFSKEAAFLFSEMFGGKPKHMELSLEGEEQESLLQPDKPDPEFPFQYDLSYRSVREIQEHLRTRESAEPESWFCSCIQCELKIGPEEFEELLLLMDKIRDPFIHEIYKIAMGVRSASQFTHYFIRDSGVVSLTETLLNYPSSRVKTRFSENMIHLAPPYPNLNMIQTYVCQVCEETLAYRLDSPEQLSGIKMVRHLTTTTDYHTLVAKYISGFLSLLATGNTKTRFHVLKMLLNLSENPVMTKEILSAEAVSEFMGLFNRKETNDNVQVVLAMLENIGNNIKKEALWFTDDDFSLEPFISAFHEVEKFAKELQGKTDDQNDPEAEQKNEYD